The Hevea brasiliensis isolate MT/VB/25A 57/8 chromosome 1, ASM3005281v1, whole genome shotgun sequence genome has a window encoding:
- the LOC110654236 gene encoding inactive chitinase-like protein 1 has protein sequence MLGWNRENKGNQRNCLREFFLQNEGRDKRALAFTVSCLLLASVLLVTSAQQCGSQANGALCPGGLCCSQYGWCGDTSAYCGDGCQSQCDGGSGGGGGGGGGDGYLGSIISRSTFEEMLKHRNDAACPAKGFYTYDAFITAAKDFPDFGTTGDTDTRKREIAAFFGQTSHETTGWWPTAPGGPYAWGYCFKEEINKGDYCSPGTDYPCAPGKQYYGRGPIQLSWYVFFGIICF, from the exons ATGCTCGGCTGGAACCgagaaaataaaggaaatcaaAGAAACTGTTTGAGAGAATTCTTTCTCCAAAACGAGGGGAGAG acaagAGGGCTTTGGCCTTCACAGTTTCTTGTCTTCTGTTGGCGTCCGTTTTGCTTGTAACTTCAGCTCAGCAATGTGGAAGCCAAGCTAATGGTGCCTTGTGCCCAGGAGGCCTATGTTGTAGCCAATATGGTTGGTGTGGTGACACATCTGCATACTGTGGTGATGGTTGCCAAAGCCAATGTGACGGTGGAAGTggcggtggaggtggtggtggaggTGGCGACGGATACCTTGGTAGTATCATTTCCAGATCAACGTTTGAAGAGATGCTTAAACATAGAAATGATGCTGCTTGTCCTGCCAAGGGATTCTACACTTATGACGCTTTTATCACAGCAGCCAAGGATTTTCCTGACTTCGGCACCACCGGAGATACTGATACACGTAAAAGGGAGATTGCTGCATTCTTTGGTCAGACATCTCATGAAACTACAGGTT GGTGGCCAACTGCACCAGGTGGACCATATGCTTGGGGATATTGCTTTAAGGAGGAAATAAATAAAGGGGATTACTGTTCTCCAGGTACCGATTATCCTTGTGCTCCTGGCAAGCAGTATTACGGTAGAGGTCCCATACAACTTTCATGGTACGTTTTCTTTGGCATCATATGTTTTTAG